A single genomic interval of Lathyrus oleraceus cultivar Zhongwan6 chromosome 7, CAAS_Psat_ZW6_1.0, whole genome shotgun sequence harbors:
- the LOC127102592 gene encoding uncharacterized protein LOC127102592, translating to MDRTWMYDRVYSNRHGLKEEYVRGVKDFVKRALKQPICKSEGGIRCPCINCKCLKIRTPTNVRLHLYRDGFQPDYWIWTQHGEVELNVNTRNDSNSSEHMHHDDQIEAMNQMVYDAFRPYGVFSHVNDNIEVEEYTEDEFPNEDAKRFYDKLISFNKPIYEGATQSILSISTQLLEIRSNWHVPQKGLDFVAQMLKSVCPVQKCLPDNYYQATQLVSKLGLKVEKIDCCKNGCMLYYKDDSNLSECKFCNAPRFIPRKTGMGKYKDIPVKRMFYFPIIPRLQRLYASTESASEMRWHHMNKNSSNILRHPSDGKAWKHFDSVYPDFSREPRNVRLGLCSDGFTPYIQASASPYSCWPIIVTPYNLPPEMCMTKPYLFLACLIPGPKNPKLKIDVYLQPLIDDLHRLWSNGILTYDISTKQNFIMKACLMWTINDFPAYGMLSGWGTQGKLACPHCMEHTDAFTLKSGHKNSWFDCHRRFLPSNHSFRRSKRSFLKNRVVTNEPPPISTGKDIWAVISNFPKVTEIGWEAKWKEFEGYGVDHNWKKRSIFWDLPYWKDNLLRHNLDVMHIEKNVFDNIFNTVMNVKDKTKDNEKAREDLAKLCFRGDLELQPLENGKNGKPKASYTLTKSEAKLVCQCRKGYGAWDEEP from the exons ATGGATCGTACTTGGATGTACGATAGAGTATATTCCAATAGACACGGATTGAAAGAAGAGTATGTTCGCGGGGTTAAAGACTTCGTAAAGAGGGCTTTGAAACAACCTATTTGTAAATCTGAGGGAGGGATAAGGTGTCCGTGTATAAATTGCAAGTGTCTCAAGATAAGAACACCAACTAATGTTAGACTTCACTTGTATCGAGATGGATTTCAACCAGACTATTGGATTTGGACTCAACATGGAGAAGTAGAGCTCAATGTTAATACAAGGAATGATTCAAATAGTAGTGAGCATATGCATCATGATGACCAAATTGAGGCAATGAATCAGATGGTGTATGATGCTTTTAGGCCTTATGGAGTATTCTCTCACGTGAATGATAACATAGAAGTTGAGGAATATACGGAGGATGAGTTTCCCAACGAAGATGCCAAACGATTTTATGACAAGTTGATATCTTTCAACAAGCCCATTTATGAGGGAGCTACCCAATCAATATTATCAATATCTACTCAACTTCTTGAAATTAGGTCTAATTGGCATGTACCACAAAAAGGTTTAGATTTTGTTGCACAAATGCTTAAAAGTGTATGTCCAGTTCAAAAATGCTTGCCCGATAACTATTACCAAGCAACACAGTTGGTATCTAAGTTAGGGCTAAAGGTTGAGAAGATTGATTGTTGTAAGAATGGTTGTATGTTATATTACAAGGATGATAGCAATCTATCAGAGTGCAAATTTTGTAATGCTCCTAGGTTCATTCCTCGCAAGACTGGCATGGGAAAGTACAAAGATATCCCAGTGAAGAGAATGTTCTACTTCCCAATCATTCCCAGATTACAAAGATTGTATGCATCAACTGAGTCGGCAAGTGAAATGAGATGGCATCACATGAACAAAAATAGTTCCAACATCCTTCGCCACCCGTCAGATGGAAAAGCATGGAAACATTTTGATAGTGTATATCCTGACTTTTCTAGGGAACCCAGAAATGTAAGGTTGGGTCTGTGTTCAGATGGTTTTACTCCTTACATTCAAGCGTCTGCTTCTCCATACTCATGTTGGCCAATAATAGTTACTCCGTATAATCTCCCCCCTGAAATGTGCATGACCAAACCATACTTGTTTTTGGCATGCCTCATACCCGGACCTAAAAACCCTAAATTAAAGATAGATGTTTACTTGCAACCATTGATTGATGATCTACATCGATTGTGGTCCAATGGAATATTGACCTATGATATATCTACAAAACAAAACTTCATCATGAAAGCCTGCTTGATGTGgacaattaatgattttccagccTATGGTATGTTATCTGGATGGGGAACACAAGGTAAattggcatgccctcattgtATGGAACACACTGATGCTTTCACCTTGAAAAGTGGCCATAAGAATTCCTGGTTTGACTGTCATCGTCGTTTCTTGCCATCTAATCACTCCTTCAGAAGGAGTAAAAGAAGTTTCCTAAAAAATAGGGTTGTGACCAATGAGCCACCTCCCATTTCCACAGGGAAAGATATATGGGCGGTAATAAGTAATTTTCCAAAAGTTACTGAAATTGGATGGGAGGCGAAATGGAAAGAATTCGAAGGGTATGGAGTGGATCACAATTGGAAAAAGCGAAGTATTTTTTGGGATCTCCCATATTGGAAGGATAATTTGTTAAGGCATAACCTCGATGTGATGCACATAGAAAAAAACGTCTTCGATAATATATTTAATACTGTCATGAATGTTAAGGATAAAACAAAGGATAATGAAAAGGCAAGAGAAGACTTGGCTAAATTATGCTTTCGCGGGGACTTGGAGCTCCAACCCTTAGAAAACGGAAAGAATGGTAAACCAAAGGCTAGTTACACTCTAACCAAATCTGAAGCCAAGTTG GTGTGCCAATGTAGAAAAGGGTACGGTGCATGGGATGAAGAGCCATGA